The DNA window TCAGAGcaacctttaaaatgtgttgcaaCAAGCTGTGGTACtgattcatcttttaaaaatgcagcaacagGGATTCTTAGGgtgagcagaaacagaaacatctttCTAGTAACAGTGGAAACGGCTTAATGAATCCACGCTGACCTGTGGCAGCAAAAACTGCATGTGAACAAAAGAAACCCTGAGCTCTTTAAAACCTGCTAAACATCAGGTTTGTCCTCACATGTTGAATCTTAAAAACAGATAACTAAGAAAATAGATCActtttttattaagttaaaaGTTAAGCACAAACTTCAGAACCTTTTATACGGCATCTGTTTTTCGACCACTTTTTCCATGAAGGTATCTCAATACTTGtgagtcatttctttctgctctACAGGTGATGCTACCACAGAgtaaagaataaatgaaacattgtttttgccACATCGGACTATAAACTGGGAAAAATAAGTAAGCACTGGAGCCACATCAGTTAATGATCTAGGTCTGCAGCATAATTTCCCGCTGGTTACATAACAGCGGAAGGACACTTAGTAGGACTGCTGTTAATCTGCATCAGCCAGTTAATGCAACACCCACTGGTTGGACACTAAACGCAGCCCTGAAACAGCTTGAGCTGAGCACACGTTAGATCGGATTCCCTGAAAAATGCTTCCTAAAATGTACAACGATGGGACTAAATGTATAGGTTTACTAGAGACGTATAAAGAAAACAGCTTGATTGTTTGATCGACAGTCAGTGAACGCATCGTAGCTACTTGTTAATGGGTTGTGCTGACACTATTTGAGTGTggaagttcattttattttttcacattcttGTCCAGACCTCGattatgaacaaataaaattccaatgtttttcacattgcaAAAGTAATCCTTAACACAACATGctcaatttaaaacttttcctctgtaatcattttatattttatttgaaatgacaGTGGAGGTGTTGTCACTGCAGAGCTGTGCAACATCCACTGCTCTCTCGCTTCTTAACGCTCCTGCAGCATTTCATCTTATCTTTATTTATGACTACTGCGTCGTGTTCAACTAAACACTTGATTAATTGACAAGCAAAGAAAAGTAGATCGGAAGGCAGCGAGCTCTTACCTCAAAGATCTTCAACAAAGTCTTCATGTAAAGCCGCCTGATGCCAAATGACACCCCAAAAATGGCCGGAACAATAATGAAAACCAGAAGCAGGGTGAACCATACGGTGAAGGAGATGCCCAGCAGAATGCACAGCAAATTATCAAAAGGGTTGAAGAAGAGCTCCATCCTGACATAAGAAGGGgctattattaatatttatatactttttttttttaagttagagtTTAGAGTTCCTGTAAGTGCAGGTCTCCACAGTCTGGACCCAAGAGGCCCAGGTGGGGATTTGTCACGAAAATGCCCTCATTGATCTCACCAGAGTACAGGGCTTCTCCAGACATTTACTGAAAAATCAATCCAAAAGCAACCAGACATCTTCACCCTGCCCCTTAGGGCATTTTCCCCAGATTTCATTGGTCTGCTAAACACTGGAACGAGTTCAAAGTCtaacaaaaaagaagagaaagagagagaaaaaaaatatccgtGCCCTGTCCTTGCTGCAGATGTCCTTTTGGTATTTCAGAGAATGAATTCCTGCTGACGACAGAGATGCACacaatgtaacaaaaacaactggGCTCGGCAGGTGTTTCCCTCGCCTGTTGGAAGATCCGGGGTCCCCGCTGCTGGGTGTCAACCTGCAAAGATGTGCAAACAAACCATCAGGGCCATCTGTGCAACAGTGCAACGTCCCTTTCCGCCTGAATGCTGACGAGTAATGTAATAATGCAACGCAGACAACGTGCCTTTGTGTACACTTCTGTAATACCGGTGTTCAGCCCCTCATGCTAGCTTCCGGCTTTTCTTAAAAGACACTTTCTGCAGTGCTTTCGCGCAACGTTTACAACCATGTATGCCTTTTCTGTAATGGACCCGATAACATAATCAGATATTCGCTGTGTGATGTTGACTGCAGTGAGGAGATAACGTTAGCTGTAGGGAGGCCCATCATCAGGAATTCATGATAAAGGAGGACGGCTAACAGGATGGTCCATACCGACCCACAAccgctgtctctttaaattcaCTCTGGAGCTTTACACATATATCCATATCCCTACGTTTAATAATGTTAAAAGGTTAAACAAATGTGTTAATGCGTTAATATAACCTCCGAAAGCCAGTCATAAGTGATCCCCGATTTTGAAGTTAGCTGTGAGCCAGAACGCTAGCAGTTAGCCCGCTGTCATCCCTCAGCAGAGAGGTTTGAGAGCACTGAACATGCTGAGCCAACCTTTCACGGGATTTAATACAACTACATGGCGCTCCGCGTATTAATAACTCAGCTGCGAAATACATGGCTGAGGCTGAATGGTACTTATATCTGACCAACCTTCAGTCACTGTGCATCCAGCGCCGACACAGCACGGCTTCCCCCTTCCATCCCTCTCCGCCTTTGTCTCGCTGTCCGCGGCCAAACTCCACCCGCCGGACACCACGAGCGATCAGCGGGCGACCAGACCAGAGGCAGCAGCCTACACAGGACAGAAGAGCTTCGAACAAATCCATAACAGGAAAATCTACATTGACACCTGGTGGCCGAACTGAGCAATTGCAGcaaacttttagaaaaagtaaaacacttgTAAAATTTGGGCAGCGTTTCTGGAAGTCAAAAACggcacaattaaaaaaataaataaataaaaaattatgccAAATTGGACATAAATCTATATAGCGTGGTAATAAATTAGAGTgtaattgaaaagttaattcatGCCACTAGATTGCTGCAAAAATTGAAACTCGTGTCAAAATCTTAACTCTAAATTGAAATTTATTGTTGTACAATGGTCATTAAAACAGGTTTGGATATTTTTGGCAGTGTGCCAAGTTCTAGGAAGTTAAAATAGCTtctccataaagcttgtcagcagaagTTAGCATGaaggctgaaaaataaaatatattgctGCTTTGACTTTTGACTTGGGCCAACACTAGCATCTAGCATGGCTCTCCAAATCACAGTGGGAATTTCTCACGAGACACATCTGTTTGGTATATCTTGAAGCATCGAGTCCACACTGAAACTCTTGAATGCGGTTTGCTCCAATTCTCTCAAAGGATATGGTTATCCCTGtgctgtacatttttttaaccaaactttCTCTCCTCACTCAACTTCACAATAAGTCACATCGAGGCCCAATATGCCTCGATGTGATACTTTGTGAAAAGACAGAAGACCGTTTGTTGCTTATCCTCATTGTTTAGTCTGCTGGACAACTGTCAATGCCATGACATTTCCATAGTAAaacacagtattttttttcattggtgTTATGCAAGACATATGAAGACATTTTCTACTCATAaaagtgaacagaaaaaaaaaatgcagaaaatagtGTAATTGatcttaaatatgcatttaactttattttggaATTACCAAACAAGTTCTGCAGCAGAGGACACTTGCTAcacaatgtaaacatttttcctgcAATTGTTTTACATCTTCAGAGAGCATGAATCTATATTGCATAATTGGCAACTTGAAAATTTTCATCTTAAataggtaaattaaaaaaatgatgaaaaacaaatatactgGAAGTAATTCTGTAATCTGAGTGAAccagtcttttaaaaaaaatgatttactgAAGTAGGgataatctgtttttattcacacatttatatCCATGTACAATTTTGTCAACTAATTttacacaaacagcaacaaaacttGGCACTCAAGCCTCAAACCACCACCATCATATTCATAATGGAAAAAAACTATAATATGCATAATTGATATATATCAAAGCAATTTTAGCagctctgaaaacacaaaaggcaATCAGTCATCAGCATAGTTTTTTTAGAGATGGGGGtcgtagtttttgttttattaaatactaGTGCATCTAACGCATCAGAGGTAACTGGGAGCCCCTCTGCCTGGGCGAGCATCATGTCTTGCTCTGCAGCAGAGACTCAAAGTCTGGAGAGCAGACCATTTTGTGTCTGACGTTCCCCAAAACCGTCAGGTTTCCCGTTTTATCTCCTGTTTGAACAGAAACCAGCTCCTgagaagagaagcagcagcagagaagaCAGTATTTAGGATTGATTTTATAAACATATGTTCAAGTAGCACAAATCAGATCAATGATGACAAAGTATCACACCTGAAGGAAAGAGCACGACGTCCCTAGAGACACGTCAAGGGTGACTTGTCCCAGTATGAGCTGCACCCGGCCAGACTTACGGACCAGCATCTTCCCAACAACTCCCTCCCTCAGATCCTTCAGATTGCAGTTGTTGTCTTCAGCTTCCTCTTCCTGCAACAAACAAATGAAGTCATTACATGCCTCCTATGCATCCTCACCGACTGAAATGTCACCACCTGCTTCGTCTACCTGTGACTCCGTCTTCAAAAGCACGGACTGCCCGTCCTCCGACTGCACCTCGGTTTTCACCGTCTTGTGCTCCTTGGTGGGAGGCTGGCCGGGCAGCGAGTCGGGCAGCTGGATGAAGAACAGCTCCTCCGCTTTGCTCAGGCTCCATCTGTGCAGCAGGTCAGGGAGAACTTCAGGCtcagggagaggaggaggtttGAAAGTGGCCTCAACCTTTTTTATCtccacttcctcttcctcttgtttCACTGTTAAGACAGAATCTTTATGGCGGACAGAAACGAGGCTTACATGTGATTTATCGCGTCGAGGAGTTAGAAAAGCTACCGGACACGGACGCTGGCACATCATTCGGAGCATGTGTTTTCATCCCGCATTTAGTCAGTATTGTATAGAACCACCTTTCAGTGAAATTACAACTCTAAGATGTTTCCAGagcctgaaatgtttttgttcatttgtcttttaaaaatagctcaagcttCTGGGGATGTTGTGTTCAGGGTGAAATGCAGCGCTACTTGTACACCAAACACAATGGTTTCAAAAGCTTTTGGGCTCGTCTCCACACTGTAGGCGGGGGGGAATAATACATAAACTTtaagaaaatcatgttttatttttctctgacttcacaattatgcacccCTTGTGTCAGTCTGTTATACAGCTGCAAAGTCAAAATGGTGTGAGTgttttttcaaggcactgttATTCTGAAGCTACCTTCAACTGAAGACTCCATGGGCTCATCTGGGTCTGGCTTTTCTACTTTAATGGCTGAGCTGTTAAACTCCTCCTTGAATCCCCACCCTGACACAGCCAGGGGAAGCTGGACAGGGCAGCTCCTCTGCTCGCTTCTCAGAAATGGGTCATCTATAAActaaatgaaaggaaataaatcagtaagcaaacattcacacagcaTGTAAACCAAAAGCGCACAAACAGATGTCTGATGGCCAAAGGACGCACGTTTTCTCGCTCCAGTTTGCGTAGAATCTCTTTGGTTTCCTCTTCGGTCTCCGTCTTCTCCTTTTTGATATTGATGATGGGCGAGGGTCCCATGCTCGGAGCGTCTCTATCACTGTTGTAGCCCCCTGTGTGAGACGACGGGATTTATAAGCACTGATGTGAAGCACTGAAGCGTGAATTCGTGAGCAGCTGCTTCTCTAGCTCGAGGCCCACCTCTTCTTTTCATCGTCGTCTCCCCAGGTCCCTGTTCAAAGATGGAGTGAGACTGGATGACCTCGCCGTGACCTCGGCCCCTTCCTCTTTCCCCGCGGCCCCTGCCCCGACCTCGCTCTCCATCCCTCCTCTCTCGCCTCGGCACACCTTCGACCTTTGGTCTGTCGCATCAGAAACAGATTATCACCAAGCAGccccagaaaaaataaaataaaaaaatcatagatgtgcgcaaatatatatatttttttcgtTTTAAAGGCTCCCATGAACTCACTCTTCTTTAACTTTTCGGCCAATGATGTTGGGGGTAAaggtt is part of the Poecilia reticulata strain Guanapo linkage group LG9, Guppy_female_1.0+MT, whole genome shotgun sequence genome and encodes:
- the polr3d gene encoding DNA-directed RNA polymerase III subunit RPC4, with product MADSGDHSGQQAPAPGGRGSIGPLMGRRPAAGISPGRLPSVRSRDLTLGGVKKKTFTPNIIGRKVKEEPKVEGVPRRERRDGERGRGRGRGERGRGRGHGEVIQSHSIFEQGPGETTMKRRGGYNSDRDAPSMGPSPIINIKKEKTETEEETKEILRKLERENFIDDPFLRSEQRSCPVQLPLAVSGWGFKEEFNSSAIKVEKPDPDEPMESSVEVKQEEEEVEIKKVEATFKPPPLPEPEVLPDLLHRWSLSKAEELFFIQLPDSLPGQPPTKEHKTVKTEVQSEDGQSVLLKTESQEEEAEDNNCNLKDLREGVVGKMLVRKSGRVQLILGQVTLDVSLGTSCSFLQELVSVQTGDKTGNLTVLGNVRHKMVCSPDFESLLQSKT